One Methanoculleus sp. 7T genomic window carries:
- a CDS encoding bactofilin family protein — MKVYRHGDTYIAPKGSFFDGNVKIDGNFIAPSETHIWGNIIVGGRLELGPYSTVGGYVEAESIVVGRNVKIKGPLRVLETATICDNACLHSIRAGGNITLRPGVKVGDVNSEETIFVYGKVASERLFGRAVKVYGT; from the coding sequence ATGAAAGTTTACCGGCACGGGGACACATACATAGCACCGAAAGGTTCCTTTTTTGACGGAAACGTGAAGATAGACGGGAATTTTATCGCCCCCTCGGAGACGCACATCTGGGGCAATATAATAGTCGGCGGCCGCCTCGAGCTCGGGCCGTACTCGACGGTCGGCGGGTATGTCGAGGCCGAGAGCATCGTCGTCGGCCGTAACGTCAAGATCAAAGGGCCGCTTCGGGTGCTGGAGACCGCCACCATCTGCGACAACGCATGCCTCCACTCTATCCGGGCTGGGGGGAACATCACCCTCCGGCCCGGCGTCAAAGTCGGCGACGTCAACAGCGAAGAGACGATCTTCGTCTACGGCAAGGTCGCGAGC